In Colletotrichum higginsianum IMI 349063 chromosome 3, whole genome shotgun sequence, a genomic segment contains:
- a CDS encoding Alkaline proteinase gives MHFSNLLWCLAMLLLGNGVLSHPYHGGLRDIVHKRSYLFASRQPFSNTRRQASATQPHLMLPDPAKPKASAPNSTSSALSSASSTVAHTQYIILAAQDATGEQIQYIKNILLINTSPESLEEVTSKRTGLVAFFVAAMSSSQADAIAKLPGVGSVAPDVRLKEDQPLSLAPLPLTSRQAPTKGSHGPPQTTLQDPAVIRLQPGAAEELKVISQPPGSWRDELPGFGYASEAGKGVTIYVIDSGANSKHPEWTSMTGSKDFMYVDGAVQEETDYRNHGSCIASKATGLKYGTAKEANIVMVKLPEEWSLLAITKALVMISNDVTQKGIRGKAVINMSFRSLLDKSDISTFKQVIVDRLAEDIIIVTSSGNKKTVSPKVLYNTIFLHFNEPQANKFKGSRLDKVSDYPALFGKTTDIIVVGAVDNVGIRATNSLGTGKELTTSAPGRGKCASGDSSGSKQSSGTSFAAASVAGVIAVWLSQDEYRTRLQVSGKVATNVKAMVKSLSYPRIRRGPPVIWNGVDPRRFARPPKPQWSKKPQGFQRVYERDNVESGIYVATSNSASEGVTDNIEQWCLDKCIGESTPPVHPPPTM, from the exons ATGCACTTTAGCAACCTCCTCTGGTGTCTTGCTATGCTCCTCTTGGGCAATGGAGTTTTATCCCACCCCTACCATGGCGGATTGCGGGATATAGTACACAAGAGAAGCTACCTCTTCGCCAGTCGACAGCCGTTCTCCAACACCAGGAGACAAGCAAGCGCCACACAACCTCACCTAATGCTACCAGACCCAGCCAAGCCCAAGGCGTCCGCACCCAACTCTACGTCCTCGGCCCTATCGTCTGCCTCATCCACTGTAGCGCATACCCAGTACATTATACTCGCAGCACAGGACGCTACTGGGGAACAAATCCAGTACATTAAGAATATCCTTTTAATAAACACTTCGCCAGAGTCTCTAGAGGAAGTTACTAGCAAACGCACCGGCTTAGTCGCTTTCTTTGTAGCAGCTATGAGCTCCTCCCAAGCCGATGCCATAGCAAAGCTCCCTGGT GTCGGCAGCGTGGCACCTGATGTGAGGCTTAAGGAAGACCAGCCTCTATCGTTAGCGCCGCTGCCTTTGACGTCTCGCCAAGCACCAACCAAGGGCTCGCACGGCCCGCCACAGACGACCCTCCAGGACCCGGCCGTCATCCGCCTTCAGCCTGGCGCCGCTGAAGAACTCAAGGTCATCTCACAGCCCCCCGGCTCGTGGCGAGATGAGCTCCCTGGGTTTGGATACGCCTCTGAGGCAGGCAAAGGCGTAACGATCTATGTGATAGACAGTGGCGCCAACTCTAAGCATCCG GAATGGACTAGTATGACAGGGAGTAAGGACTTTATGTACGTTGACGGCGCTGTGCAGGAGGAAACAGACTACAGAAACCACGGCTCCTGCATAGCTTCTAAGGCGACAGGCCTAAAGTACGGTACTGCCAAGGAAGCCAACATAGTTATGGTCAAACTGCCTGAAGAGTGGTCATTATTGGCTATTACTAAGGCGCTTGTAATGATCAGCAATGACGTTACCCAGAAGGGCATTAGGGGAAAAGCTGTAATTAATATGTCTTTTCGGAGTT TATTGGATAAATCCGATATTTCAACCTTTAAACAAGTTATTGTCGATCGTTTAGCTGAAGACATTATTATTGTAACATCGTCAGGCAATAAAAAGACAGTAAGCCCTAAAGTTCTTTATAACACTATCTTCCTACACTTTAACGAACCCCAAGCTAACAAATTCAAGGGGTCAAGATTAGACAAGGTGTCAGACTACCCAGCCCTCTTTGGCAAGACAACAGACATCATTGTTGTTGGCGCTGTTGACAACGTCGGCATCCGCGCCACAAATTCTCTGGGCACCGGCAAGGAGCTAACCACATCAGCCCCAGGCCGCGGCAAATGCGCCTCAGGAGATTCTAGCGGCTCGAAACAGAGCTCTGGCACTTCCTTTG CCGCCGCTTCTGTTGCAGGCGTTATCGCCGTCTGGCTCTCCCAGGACGAATACCGTACCCGGCTCCAGGTTTCCGGCAAGGTCGCCACCAACGTCAAGGCCATGGTTAAGTCCCTCTCATACCCGCGCATCAGGCGTGGGCCGCCCGTGATCTGGAACGGCGTCGACCCGCGCCGCTTCGCCCGGCCCCCCAAACCCCAATGGAGCAAGAAGCCACAGGGCTTCCAGCGCGTCTACGAACGGGACAATGTTGAGAGCGGCATCTACGTCGCTACCTCAAACAGCGCGAGCGAGGGCGTTACAGACAACATTGAGCAGTGGTGCCTGGACAAATGTATAGGTGAGTCTACCCCGCCTGTCCACCCACCCCCCACAATGTGA